A window from Dioscorea cayenensis subsp. rotundata cultivar TDr96_F1 unplaced genomic scaffold, TDr96_F1_v2_PseudoChromosome.rev07_lg8_w22 25.fasta BLBR01001327.1, whole genome shotgun sequence encodes these proteins:
- the LOC120256182 gene encoding 1-aminocyclopropane-1-carboxylate oxidase homolog 6-like — translation MSTTIYDRFSEIKDFDEAKAGVKGLVDAGITEVPRFFIHPTEKISTSPTTELQIPVIDMKDVNMRKKEIVEKVKEASETIGFFKVVNHGVPNKAMDEMLDAIKRFMEDDEEVKKKYYTRDYKRKVVYNCNFDLYSSPAANWRDSLFLNMAPDPPEKEEVPHAFREIVFEYSFHMKKLGEVLLELISEALGLKPDYLKEMECGKGIGIACHYYPPCPEPHLALGTSKHSDRGFLTILLHDKTIGGLQILYKNKWVDVPPSPGCLIINIADLLQLISNDKLKSVEHRVLASKEGPRLSVACFLVTQYSPSSMVYGPIMELLANGSAPIYREVVIDEFNKYYYSKGLDGKSALDHFKL, via the exons ATGTCGACAACCATCTATGATCGATTTAGTGAGATCAAGGATTTTGATGAGGCGAAAGCCGGAGTCAAAGGCCTCGTCGATGCTGGCATCACTGAAGTTCCCCGGTTCTTCATTCATCCAACTGAAAAAATTTCCACTTCCCCTACAACTGAGTTGCAGATTCCAGTTATTGACATGAAAGATGttaatatgagaaaaaaagaaatagtcGAGAAGGTAAAAGAGGCTTCGGAGACAATTGGCTTTTTCAAAGTGGTTAACCATGGAGTGCCTAACAAGGCGATGGATGAGATGCTTGACGCAATAAAGAGGTTCATGGAGGATGATGAAGAGGTGAAGAAAAAATACTACACTAGAGATTACAAACGGAAGGTGGTCTACAATTGCAACTTCGATCTTTACAGTTCCCCAGCAGCAAATTGGCGTGATAGTTTGTTTCTGAATATGGCTCCTGATCCTCCTGAAAAGGAAGAGGTACCGCATGCTTTCCG GGAAATAGTATTTGAGTATTCATTTCACATGAAAAAACTGGGAGAGGTGCTACTTGAGCTGATATCAGAGGCTCTTGGACTGAAGCCTGATTATTTGAAAGAGATGGAATGCGGAAAGGGAATTGGTATTGCTTGCCATTACTATCCACCCTGTCCAGAGCCCCACCTCGCACTTGGAACCAGTAAACACTCTGATCGGGGCTTCCTTACAATTCTTTTGCATGATAAAACAATTGGTGGCTTGCAAATACTTTATAAGAATAAATGGGTTGATGTTCCTCCCTCTCCTGGATGCCTGATCATCAACATAGCTGATCTCTTGCAG CTGATCTCAAATGACAAGTTGAAGAGTGTTGAGCATAGAGTGCTTGCAAGCAAGGAAGGTCCAAGACTTTCAGTAGCATGCTTCTTAGTTACTCAGTATAGCCCTTCCTCAATGGTTTATGGTCCTATCATGGAGTTACTTGCTAATGGAAGTGCACCTATCTACAGAGAAGTTGTCATAGATGAGTTCAACAAATACTACTATTCTAAAGGCCTTGACGGGAAGTCTGCACTCGATCATTTCAAGCTATAA